A single Campylobacter concisus DNA region contains:
- the gyrA gene encoding DNA gyrase subunit A, whose product MKDNLLELTQDIASVDIEESIKTSYLDYSMSVIVGRALPDARDGLKPVHRRILYAMDNLGVGSRSAYMKSARIVGEVIGKYHPHGDTAVYDALVRMAQKFSMRYPVVDGQGNFGSIDGDSAAAMRYTEARMTILTEELLKDIDKDTVDFVPNYDDREVEPDVLPSRVPNLLLNGSSGIAVGMATNIPPHSLDELIDGLLLLLENKEATLEEVMEFIKGPDFPTGGIIFGKKGIIEAYRTGRGRVKLRAKTHIEKKPNKDVIVIDELPYQTNKARLIEQIAELVKDKQIEGISEVRDESDKDGIRVVIELKRDAMSDIVLNNLFKSTTMESTFGVIMLAINNKEPKVFNLIELLKLFLNHRKTVIIRRTIFELEKARARAHILEGLKIALDNIDEVIELIRNSADTAVAREGLMSKFNLSELQANAILDMRLSKLTGLEREKLEAELAELMAEIARLDEILKSETLLENLIKEELLEIKNKFKVPRITEIVDDYDDIDIEDLIPNENMVVTITHRGYIKRVPSKQYEKQKRGGKGKVAVTTYDDDFIESFFTSNTHDTLMFVTDRGQLYWLKVYKIPEGSRTAKGKAVVNLIQLQPDEKIKAIIPTTDFDESKSLAFFTKNGIVKRTNLSEFKNIRSVGVRAISLDENDELVTALIAQTYDDMPVTDPENELSVETEVLEVEELQNEIDEDNVNAEEDANSSDETMLFVVTKKGMCLKFKISKVRQMGRTAHGVTGIKFKEPGDEVVGAAVIESNDQEILSISQKGIGKRTTADEYRLTNRGGKGVICMKLTSRTGDLVGVVMVDEEQDLMALTSSGKMIRVDMQSIRKAGRNTSGVIVVNVDGDDVVSIARCPKADDGEDEDEAPSEDMGLLE is encoded by the coding sequence ATGAAAGACAATCTACTTGAATTAACCCAAGATATCGCATCAGTTGATATCGAAGAGTCTATAAAAACTAGCTATCTTGACTACTCCATGAGCGTCATCGTCGGACGTGCTTTGCCTGACGCTAGAGACGGATTAAAGCCAGTACATAGAAGAATTTTATACGCTATGGATAATCTTGGCGTTGGCAGCAGAAGTGCCTATATGAAGTCAGCTCGTATCGTCGGTGAAGTCATCGGTAAGTACCACCCACATGGTGATACAGCGGTTTATGACGCACTTGTTCGTATGGCTCAGAAATTTTCTATGCGTTATCCAGTAGTTGACGGACAAGGAAACTTTGGCTCGATTGATGGCGACAGCGCAGCTGCGATGCGTTATACAGAAGCTAGAATGACAATACTTACTGAAGAGCTTTTAAAAGATATCGACAAAGACACGGTTGATTTTGTGCCAAACTACGATGATAGAGAGGTTGAGCCAGATGTACTTCCAAGCCGTGTGCCAAATTTATTGCTAAACGGCTCAAGCGGTATTGCGGTTGGTATGGCGACAAATATCCCACCACACAGCCTTGATGAGCTAATAGACGGTCTTTTGCTACTTCTTGAAAACAAAGAGGCTACACTTGAAGAGGTGATGGAATTCATAAAAGGTCCAGACTTCCCAACTGGCGGTATCATCTTTGGCAAAAAAGGCATCATAGAAGCCTACCGCACAGGTCGTGGCAGGGTCAAACTAAGAGCCAAAACTCACATAGAAAAAAAGCCAAACAAAGACGTCATCGTCATCGACGAGCTACCATATCAAACAAACAAAGCAAGGCTTATTGAGCAGATCGCTGAGCTTGTAAAAGATAAGCAGATAGAGGGCATCAGCGAGGTTAGAGATGAGTCTGATAAGGACGGCATCCGCGTAGTCATTGAGCTAAAACGCGACGCTATGAGCGACATCGTGCTAAATAATCTCTTTAAATCAACCACGATGGAGAGCACTTTTGGCGTTATTATGCTTGCTATTAATAACAAAGAGCCAAAGGTATTTAACCTTATCGAGCTACTTAAGCTATTTTTAAATCACAGAAAAACAGTTATCATTAGAAGGACGATATTTGAGCTTGAAAAAGCGCGCGCAAGAGCCCACATTTTAGAGGGTCTAAAGATAGCACTTGATAATATCGACGAGGTGATCGAGCTTATTAGAAATAGTGCTGATACAGCGGTTGCTAGAGAAGGCTTGATGAGTAAATTTAACCTCTCAGAACTTCAAGCAAACGCTATCCTTGATATGCGTCTAAGCAAGCTTACAGGCCTAGAGAGAGAAAAACTAGAGGCCGAGCTAGCTGAGCTTATGGCTGAGATCGCAAGACTTGATGAAATTTTAAAGAGTGAGACATTGCTTGAAAATTTGATCAAAGAAGAGCTTCTTGAGATCAAAAATAAATTTAAGGTACCAAGAATTACTGAGATCGTTGATGACTACGATGATATCGACATCGAAGATCTCATACCAAATGAAAATATGGTCGTAACCATAACTCACCGCGGCTACATCAAGCGTGTGCCAAGCAAGCAGTATGAGAAGCAAAAACGCGGTGGCAAGGGCAAAGTAGCGGTCACGACATACGATGATGACTTTATAGAGAGCTTTTTTACTTCAAATACCCACGATACGCTTATGTTTGTGACTGACCGCGGACAGCTATATTGGCTAAAAGTCTATAAGATCCCAGAGGGAAGCCGCACAGCAAAGGGCAAGGCAGTTGTAAATTTGATCCAGTTGCAGCCTGATGAGAAGATCAAAGCGATCATCCCAACGACTGACTTTGACGAGAGCAAATCGCTAGCATTCTTTACTAAAAATGGCATCGTAAAACGCACAAATTTAAGTGAGTTTAAAAACATTCGCTCAGTTGGTGTAAGAGCGATAAGTCTTGATGAGAACGACGAGCTAGTAACTGCGCTCATCGCTCAAACATACGATGATATGCCAGTAACTGACCCAGAAAATGAGCTAAGCGTTGAGACAGAGGTGCTTGAAGTTGAAGAGCTTCAAAACGAGATCGACGAAGATAATGTAAATGCCGAAGAGGATGCAAACTCAAGCGATGAGACAATGCTATTTGTCGTTACCAAAAAGGGTATGTGTCTTAAATTTAAGATCAGCAAAGTTCGCCAAATGGGAAGAACTGCACACGGCGTAACTGGCATTAAATTTAAAGAGCCAGGCGATGAGGTCGTAGGTGCAGCAGTAATTGAAAGCAATGATCAAGAAATTTTAAGCATATCTCAAAAAGGTATCGGCAAGCGCACAACCGCTGATGAGTACCGCTTGACAAACCGCGGCGGCAAAGGCGTCATCTGCATGAAGCTAACAAGTAGAACAGGCGATCTTGTGGGCGTTGTGATGGTTGATGAAGAGCAAGATCTTATGGCTCTAACATCAAGTGGTAAGATGATAAGAGTCGATATGCAAAGCATCCGCAAAGCAGGACGTAACACAAGTGGTGTGATCGTCGTAAATGTCGATGGCGATGATGTTGTAAGTATCGCAAGATGCCCTAAGGCAGATGATGGCGAGGATGAGGACGAAGCACCAAGCGAAGATATGGGGCTTTTGGAATAA
- a CDS encoding aspartate-semialdehyde dehydrogenase codes for MRKFNVAVVGATGAVGEELFRVMEEVDFPVGELLPLASAKSAGSEIEFNGKYYKVKELTEKVFSEHEIDIAFFSAGGSVSEKFAKFAADSGAVVIDNTSHFRMDKDIPLVVPECNPSDIAMWKNRGIIANPNCSTIQMVQILKPLNDAFSINRVDVSTYQAASGAGKEGMEELVVQMQKFFEFKLDECEPKVFAHRLALNVIPHIDVFLDNDYTKEEMKMVNETQKILHKDIEVSATCVRVPVLRSHSEAITIHFDKDVSADAAREILSKAPSVVVVDNPANKEYPMPIISSDTNETYVGRIRVDNYRPNVLHLWCSADQIRVGAATNAVRIAQKWIAMQE; via the coding sequence ATGAGAAAATTTAACGTAGCTGTCGTTGGCGCTACTGGAGCGGTCGGCGAAGAGCTTTTTAGAGTGATGGAGGAGGTTGATTTCCCAGTTGGAGAGCTTTTGCCGCTTGCTAGTGCAAAAAGTGCTGGTAGCGAGATCGAATTTAATGGCAAATATTACAAAGTAAAAGAGCTAACCGAAAAGGTTTTTAGCGAGCACGAGATAGATATTGCTTTTTTTAGTGCGGGCGGTTCAGTCTCAGAAAAGTTTGCCAAATTTGCAGCTGATAGTGGCGCAGTAGTCATCGATAACACCAGCCATTTTAGGATGGATAAAGACATTCCTCTTGTTGTGCCAGAGTGTAATCCAAGCGACATTGCTATGTGGAAAAATCGCGGTATCATCGCAAATCCAAACTGCTCAACCATCCAAATGGTGCAAATTTTAAAACCACTAAACGACGCTTTTAGTATCAATAGAGTTGATGTCTCTACATACCAAGCAGCAAGCGGTGCTGGCAAAGAGGGTATGGAAGAGCTTGTTGTTCAGATGCAAAAATTCTTTGAGTTTAAGCTTGATGAGTGCGAGCCAAAGGTATTTGCGCACCGCCTAGCGCTAAATGTGATCCCTCACATCGATGTCTTTTTGGACAATGACTACACAAAAGAAGAGATGAAAATGGTCAATGAGACGCAAAAAATTCTTCACAAAGATATAGAAGTTAGCGCTACCTGTGTGCGTGTGCCAGTGCTTAGAAGCCACTCAGAGGCGATCACTATCCACTTTGATAAAGATGTAAGTGCGGATGCAGCAAGAGAAATTTTAAGCAAAGCTCCAAGCGTCGTCGTAGTCGATAATCCGGCAAATAAAGAGTATCCGATGCCTATCATTTCAAGCGATACAAATGAGACTTATGTCGGTAGGATCAGAGTTGATAATTACAGACCTAATGTGCTTCATCTTTGGTGCAGTGCCGATCAGATACGCGTAGGGGCTGCGACAAATGCCGTCAGGATCGCGCAAAAGTGGATCGCGATGCAAGAGTAA
- the gmhA gene encoding D-sedoheptulose 7-phosphate isomerase: MLKTMIKNELEAHQKTFSEHVNLLGSLERACQMVADTLKNGKKVLICGNGGSAADAQHFAAELTGRYKSERQPLPGIALTTDTSALTAIGNDYGFDYVFSRQFEALARSGDLLVAISTSGNSKNVLEAIKSAKKMGASVLGLSGKGGGAMNEDCDLNLVVSSSDTARIQESHIFFIHTICQAVDEAFRG, encoded by the coding sequence ATGCTAAAAACGATGATAAAAAATGAGCTTGAGGCTCACCAAAAGACCTTTAGCGAGCATGTAAATTTGCTAGGTAGCTTGGAGCGTGCTTGCCAGATGGTGGCTGATACGCTAAAAAATGGCAAAAAGGTGCTCATTTGCGGTAACGGCGGCTCTGCGGCGGACGCTCAGCACTTTGCAGCCGAGCTAACTGGCAGATATAAAAGCGAGCGTCAGCCACTACCTGGCATCGCGCTAACTACTGATACTTCGGCACTTACAGCCATTGGCAACGACTACGGCTTTGACTACGTTTTCTCACGCCAGTTTGAGGCTTTAGCTCGCTCTGGTGACTTGCTCGTGGCTATCTCAACAAGTGGCAACAGCAAAAACGTCCTTGAAGCTATAAAAAGTGCCAAGAAAATGGGCGCATCAGTGCTTGGACTTAGCGGCAAAGGTGGTGGCGCTATGAATGAGGATTGTGATCTAAATTTAGTCGTTAGCTCAAGCGATACTGCAAGGATACAAGAGTCGCACATATTTTTTATTCACACGATCTGCCAGGCTGTAGACGAGGCTTTTAGGGGCTAA
- a CDS encoding LPP20 family lipoprotein has translation MKVKNLSFALMVAIFSGCSFNGFMGEPTSTSNRNVVIQKVDKDDLREVMRKEKMIYDSAPKETTFRATGEGIAPLNSLSYAQSVTLAKRAAMADAYSQLAGKLYGVKINAEDTVRDAMLNDSSITSKVQGLVKNARIVNENFKDGLYKVNMELKIDEDKWREVFSY, from the coding sequence ATGAAGGTTAAAAATTTATCTTTTGCTTTGATGGTCGCTATTTTTAGCGGTTGCTCATTTAACGGCTTTATGGGCGAGCCAACTAGCACATCAAACCGCAACGTAGTCATCCAAAAGGTCGATAAAGACGATCTTAGAGAGGTGATGAGAAAAGAGAAGATGATATATGATAGCGCTCCAAAAGAGACCACTTTTAGAGCCACAGGCGAGGGCATAGCTCCGCTAAATTCGCTCTCTTATGCTCAGTCAGTCACTCTTGCAAAAAGAGCAGCTATGGCTGATGCTTATTCGCAGCTTGCTGGTAAGCTTTATGGCGTAAAGATCAACGCTGAAGATACCGTAAGAGACGCGATGCTAAACGACTCATCTATCACTTCAAAGGTTCAAGGACTTGTTAAAAACGCAAGGATCGTGAATGAAAATTTCAAAGATGGGCTTTATAAGGTAAATATGGAGCTTAAGATAGACGAAGATAAGTGGCGAGAAGTCTTTTCTTACTAA
- the hemE gene encoding uroporphyrinogen decarboxylase codes for MIFIDACLKKPTHYTPVWMMRQAGRYLPEYMRVRAQAGDFLSLCKDYKKASEVTLQPVEILGVDAAILFSDILVVPLEMGMDLRFEKGEGPVFTEPLRDKAALDVLSIEKSTKNLAYVYDTIKLTRENLAKDKALIGFCGAPWTIATYMIEGGGSKTYAVCKKMLYQNPEFLHQILEKVTQALILYVKEQIRAGVNAVQIFDSWAAALEEQAYFEFGFNYINKIVDSVKAEFPEIPVIVFPKGISGYLDKISGKFDVFGVDWSTPIELAKAKLSPRYVLQGNMEPTRLYSKKAIDEGVDKILSTMKGAPHIFNLGHGILPDVPVENAKYFIKQVQTKSAR; via the coding sequence ATGATTTTTATAGACGCATGCCTTAAAAAACCTACCCATTATACGCCTGTTTGGATGATGCGCCAGGCTGGTAGATATCTACCAGAGTATATGCGAGTACGTGCGCAAGCAGGGGATTTTTTATCTCTTTGCAAAGACTACAAAAAGGCTAGCGAAGTTACGCTTCAACCAGTTGAAATTCTTGGCGTTGATGCGGCGATTTTATTTAGCGACATTCTCGTTGTGCCTCTTGAAATGGGCATGGATCTACGTTTTGAAAAGGGTGAGGGTCCAGTTTTTACAGAGCCTTTGCGTGATAAAGCTGCACTTGACGTACTAAGTATCGAAAAATCGACTAAAAATTTAGCATACGTCTATGATACGATCAAACTTACAAGAGAAAATTTAGCCAAAGATAAGGCGCTCATTGGCTTTTGCGGCGCACCTTGGACGATAGCTACATACATGATCGAGGGTGGTGGCAGTAAAACTTATGCGGTCTGCAAAAAAATGCTCTATCAAAATCCAGAATTTTTGCATCAAATTTTAGAAAAAGTGACGCAAGCTCTCATCCTTTACGTCAAAGAGCAGATAAGAGCAGGCGTAAATGCGGTGCAAATTTTTGACAGCTGGGCAGCTGCACTTGAGGAGCAGGCTTATTTTGAGTTTGGATTTAACTACATTAATAAAATAGTTGATAGCGTTAAGGCTGAATTTCCAGAAATTCCGGTCATCGTTTTCCCAAAAGGGATAAGCGGCTATCTGGATAAAATTTCAGGTAAATTTGACGTTTTTGGCGTTGACTGGAGTACACCGATCGAGCTAGCCAAAGCAAAACTTAGCCCAAGATACGTCCTTCAAGGCAATATGGAGCCAACAAGGCTTTATAGCAAAAAGGCCATAGATGAGGGTGTAGATAAAATTTTAAGCACGATGAAAGGCGCGCCTCATATTTTCAATCTTGGGCATGGAATTTTGCCTGATGTGCCAGTTGAGAATGCAAAATATTTCATAAAACAGGTGCAGACAAAAAGTGCAAGGTAA
- the rfaE1 gene encoding D-glycero-beta-D-manno-heptose-7-phosphate kinase has translation MAKRVKILVVGDLMLDHYIWGSCDRISPEAPVQVVKINNETYTLGGAGNVVRNLLSLGANVSVASVLGDDEAGKKIKERLAELNVKDELILTEKGRESSIKSRIMASHQQVVRIDKESVIKINLEDELVSKVKENLVNFKAVLLSDYGKGVLSEKVCQEIINECVRLNIPVLIDPKGSDYSKYKNATLLTPNKKEASEATNLKIKDKAELEKAIKQLKDELNLTYSIITISEEGIALYDDKLHIFAAKAKEVFDVTGAGDTVLATLGYMLANGADIKEAIKIANLAAAVVVAKIGSATASFSEIEQLLNSSFGANFEHKLKSIEELEEILSQKGKKKVVFTNGCFDILHAGHVKYLARARELGDLLVVGLNSDASVKRLKGEARPINSQDDRACVLSGLGFVDYVVIFDEDTPLNLITKIKPDVLVKGADYKGKEVVGSEIVKEVRLIDFVEGKSTTGIIKRIKDAKNDDKK, from the coding sequence ATGGCTAAGAGAGTTAAAATTTTAGTCGTCGGCGATCTCATGTTAGATCACTACATCTGGGGTAGTTGCGACCGTATCTCGCCTGAAGCGCCAGTGCAGGTGGTAAAGATAAATAACGAAACCTACACGCTTGGTGGCGCTGGCAACGTGGTGAGAAATTTACTCTCTCTTGGCGCAAATGTGAGCGTGGCTAGTGTCCTAGGAGATGATGAGGCTGGCAAAAAGATAAAAGAGAGACTTGCTGAGTTAAACGTAAAAGATGAGCTGATCCTTACCGAAAAAGGACGTGAAAGCTCGATAAAAAGCCGCATAATGGCATCGCACCAGCAAGTTGTCAGGATCGATAAAGAGAGCGTTATCAAGATAAATTTAGAAGATGAGCTCGTCTCAAAAGTAAAAGAAAACCTTGTAAATTTCAAGGCCGTCTTGCTAAGTGACTACGGCAAAGGTGTGCTTAGCGAAAAGGTCTGCCAAGAGATCATAAACGAGTGCGTGAGGCTAAATATCCCAGTGCTCATAGACCCAAAAGGCAGCGACTACTCAAAGTATAAAAATGCAACCCTTCTAACGCCAAATAAAAAAGAGGCGAGCGAGGCTACAAATTTAAAGATAAAAGACAAGGCTGAGCTTGAAAAAGCGATAAAACAGCTAAAAGACGAGCTAAATTTGACCTATTCGATCATCACGATCTCAGAAGAGGGCATCGCGCTATATGATGACAAATTGCACATATTTGCGGCCAAGGCAAAAGAGGTCTTTGATGTCACTGGCGCTGGAGATACGGTGCTTGCTACACTTGGCTACATGCTAGCAAACGGGGCTGATATAAAAGAGGCGATAAAGATAGCAAACCTCGCAGCAGCCGTCGTAGTGGCCAAGATTGGTAGCGCAACGGCTAGCTTTAGCGAGATCGAGCAGCTGCTAAATAGCTCATTTGGAGCAAATTTCGAGCACAAGCTTAAAAGTATTGAGGAGCTAGAAGAAATTTTGAGCCAAAAGGGCAAGAAAAAGGTCGTTTTCACAAATGGCTGCTTTGATATCCTGCACGCTGGGCACGTAAAATACCTAGCGCGCGCAAGGGAGCTTGGCGATCTTTTGGTTGTTGGGCTAAACTCGGACGCTTCAGTTAAGAGGCTAAAAGGCGAGGCTAGGCCTATAAACTCGCAAGATGACAGAGCCTGCGTGCTAAGCGGGCTTGGATTTGTTGATTATGTCGTGATATTTGATGAGGATACGCCATTAAATTTGATAACAAAGATAAAGCCAGATGTGCTTGTAAAAGGGGCTGACTACAAGGGCAAAGAGGTCGTTGGCAGCGAGATCGTAAAAGAGGTCAGGCTGATCGACTTTGTCGAGGGCAAAAGTACAACAGGGATAATAAAAAGGATAAAAGATGCTAAAAACGATGATAAAAAATGA
- a CDS encoding sigma-54-dependent transcriptional regulator, with product MNIVIVEDDINMRKSLEIALGEYEELNIKSYKSAVEALKKLSDDTDLIITDINMPKMDGLEFIKELNGKFDVIIMTGNATLNKAIESVRLGVKDFLTKPFDVSTLYEAIKRVELLKQKTPKTIKKIEIKSENNDFLATSKALEATLNIALKAARTDASIMLSGESGVGKEVFAKFIHANSPRKDAAFVALNMAAIPENLIESELFGFEKGAFTDAATTKKGQFELANGGTLFLDEIGEMPINLQPKLLRALQEREITRLGATKSEKIDVRIICATNANLELAMREGRFREDLFYRLNTIPLFIQPLRERKDEILPIAQDTLEKCCKEYGFEAKNFSKAAKEELLGYDYPGNIRELISVVQRAAILSEGDEILPNDLFLQARNKK from the coding sequence ATGAATATCGTCATAGTAGAAGATGACATCAATATGCGAAAGTCGCTTGAGATCGCGCTTGGCGAGTATGAAGAGCTAAACATCAAGAGCTATAAGAGCGCAGTTGAGGCTCTAAAAAAGCTAAGCGACGACACTGATCTAATAATCACCGACATAAACATGCCAAAAATGGACGGACTTGAGTTTATTAAGGAGTTAAACGGCAAATTTGACGTCATCATAATGACAGGAAACGCGACACTTAATAAGGCGATAGAAAGCGTTAGGCTCGGCGTAAAGGACTTTTTAACCAAGCCGTTTGACGTCTCAACGCTTTACGAGGCGATAAAAAGGGTCGAGCTTCTTAAGCAAAAAACTCCAAAAACTATAAAAAAAATAGAAATAAAAAGCGAAAATAACGACTTTTTAGCCACTTCAAAGGCACTTGAAGCGACGCTAAATATCGCACTAAAAGCTGCAAGAACCGATGCTTCAATAATGCTTAGTGGCGAAAGCGGCGTTGGTAAGGAGGTCTTTGCTAAATTTATCCACGCAAACTCACCTAGAAAAGATGCAGCATTTGTTGCTTTAAATATGGCGGCGATTCCTGAAAATTTGATAGAAAGTGAGCTTTTTGGCTTTGAAAAGGGTGCCTTTACTGATGCTGCGACTACCAAAAAAGGGCAGTTTGAGCTGGCAAATGGAGGAACGCTATTTTTAGATGAGATCGGCGAGATGCCTATAAATTTACAGCCAAAATTGCTTCGTGCCTTGCAGGAGCGCGAGATAACAAGACTTGGTGCCACAAAGAGCGAAAAGATAGACGTTCGCATCATCTGCGCTACAAATGCAAATTTAGAGCTTGCGATGAGGGAAGGTAGGTTTAGAGAGGATCTTTTCTACCGCCTAAACACGATCCCACTTTTTATCCAGCCACTTCGCGAGCGAAAGGATGAAATTTTGCCTATCGCGCAGGATACTTTAGAAAAATGTTGCAAAGAGTATGGCTTTGAGGCTAAAAATTTTTCAAAAGCGGCAAAAGAGGAGCTTTTGGGCTACGACTATCCAGGCAACATAAGAGAGCTCATCTCAGTCGTGCAAAGAGCGGCGATACTAAGCGAGGGTGATGAAATTTTGCCAAATGATCTATTTTTACAAGCCAGAAACAAAAAATAG
- a CDS encoding YqhA family protein, protein MRKIFEKILLASNSFTLFPVVFGLLGAIVLFIIASYDVGKVLLEVYKYFFAADFHVENFHSEVVGEIVGAIDLYLMALVLYIFSFGIYELFISEITQLKQSKQSKVLEVHSLDELKDKLGKVIVMVLIVNFFQRVLHANFTTPLEMAYLAASILALCLGLYFLHKGDH, encoded by the coding sequence TTGCGTAAGATATTTGAAAAAATTTTGCTTGCAAGCAACAGCTTTACACTTTTTCCAGTAGTTTTTGGACTTTTAGGTGCGATCGTGCTTTTCATAATCGCAAGCTATGACGTCGGCAAGGTACTTTTAGAAGTTTATAAATATTTCTTTGCTGCAGATTTTCACGTTGAAAATTTTCACTCAGAAGTCGTTGGCGAGATCGTTGGAGCGATCGATCTATACTTGATGGCGCTTGTTCTTTATATATTTAGCTTTGGAATTTACGAGCTTTTCATCTCAGAGATCACACAGTTAAAGCAGTCAAAGCAGAGTAAGGTGCTTGAAGTGCATTCGCTTGATGAGCTAAAAGATAAGCTTGGCAAAGTGATCGTCATGGTCTTAATCGTAAATTTCTTCCAAAGGGTGCTTCACGCAAACTTCACAACTCCGCTTGAGATGGCATATCTTGCGGCTTCTATCCTTGCACTTTGCCTTGGACTTTACTTCCTTCACAAGGGAGATCACTAA
- a CDS encoding SseB family protein → MQEAMDKFLNDPCQQNEINLIAALKKATFFAPVLLNQALAKPDGGVVYEEEGSNIKFILLEDEGEKLSYFPAFTSKEAMKLWRNDSEQESIEISLKEYLAMLKESSYAGVVVDAFSYDFILKKEQIEKILD, encoded by the coding sequence ATGCAAGAAGCGATGGATAAATTTTTAAATGATCCTTGCCAGCAAAATGAGATAAATTTGATAGCGGCTTTAAAAAAAGCTACCTTTTTTGCTCCGGTGCTTTTAAACCAAGCGCTCGCAAAGCCTGATGGTGGCGTAGTTTATGAGGAGGAGGGCTCAAATATCAAATTTATCCTACTTGAAGATGAGGGCGAGAAGCTTAGCTATTTTCCGGCATTTACAAGCAAAGAGGCGATGAAGCTTTGGCGAAATGACAGCGAGCAAGAAAGCATAGAGATAAGTCTAAAAGAGTATCTTGCGATGCTAAAAGAGAGTAGCTATGCTGGCGTCGTGGTTGATGCTTTTAGCTATGATTTTATTCTTAAAAAAGAGCAGATAGAAAAAATTTTAGACTAA